The genomic window AGGGTGGTGTGTCTTCAGGGAGTGCAGAGGCACTTGCTAATGGGGGAGTGAATAATaatggaggagcagcagctggcaACAATGCCAACCCTGTGGCTCAAAATGGGGTGAATGGTGAACCCCTTGTGGCACACTTAGTCCCACTTGGTGGGTCATTTTTCATCCAGCCAGTTGGGAACCAAATAGGTCAGACTCCCCTTCAGCAGCTGATTCCCATTGGAGCTCTCCAGCAAGGTGGGGCATTTCTCGTGGGGCAGACAGGCGCAGCCAACGTGAATCCACAGGGGCAGGTGGCTCAGGCTGTAAGGGGTGGGCCTGTCACGCTGTTTGCTGTGTTGTCACAGAGAAATGCCGGGGGAGACCCACAGGGTGCCGTGTTGACTCCCGGTCAAGTGCAGCTGATCTCCGCGGCCCAGCTCCAGCCGGGTGCCGCCGGTGGGAACGCAGCCGGCAGAAGGAGGTTTCAGCGTTCGGTGGCAGCACGCCTCAGAAGGACACAGTCTCCTCTGATGAAGGTGATGGCagctgaagaagaggaagaatgcTCTGGGATGGAGACGGAGGAGAAGCAAGCGAAATGAGACCTCAAAGCTGTCAGACATCATATACAACATAATTCATCCTTATGTCCTCATCCTGTCTCACTGCTGTCTGTTCATGCTTGACTGTTGAACTTTATAAATCATTGTCATAATAACTAATGAtcaataaatgactgaaatcaaCTGTTGACTctttgttgaatatttattcCAATATATTAACACGGTACATATTTGCTTTTACATCACCTAGAGCTCAAAATATGTCTGTCAAAGTCTACTTGAGCAAAACACCAAGCGTCATGGGTGTGGCTCCTCTTATTTTTGTGGGACAGACTGGTACAAATGTAtaaatttatatttacagtacattggTTGCAACATGGTGATTTTCGTCTGTGAATAAGAAAAACATCCTATCCTTTACATCACGGCAGAACTCCTCGAGTAACAAACTTCTTGTTTATAAAGCTTGTGacacaatgaaaaaagaaagctaATCATAAATGTGACATATTCAAATTTACGTAACATTATTAGGAGATGTCATTTGTTCGAACATTAAACTgcaaacaggaagaaaatgtttttcttaattgGGACTGCATGACAGTGTGTAATTAGTATAAAGCTCCAGACCAGACTTCCATAGAGGCTGTTTACCTGGTCTGTTGTGGGCTGCCcagtcagcagcagaaaaaaccTTCCCCAGACAGCCTCAGTATGTGACAACATACCCACCCGACCACACTGGGGGATGAATGTAATGGTTCTAAACAACACGAGAAAATGTGCTGATGAAATATGACACAAACATGTCTGTTCTTGCCCTTCAGCAACATTagaggattttaaaaatcaacagaGGTCTGGTGTTGCGGAATTGAGTTGGTTATATGATATAAATAGTTATTTTAGGGTTGGGACGAGTAAAAATCAACTTGACGCAAGTATAAACTCATCACAAATTACCCTCTTTAACTTGAATTTACCTTAAATTACAACGACAGGAAACATGAAATTTGCTcttccaaaaataaatcaaatcacaagTTGTTGTTCTTACTTAACTGTTTTCCTGAAGTCACAGACAGTGTGCTGTTTCCTGGGTAAAATGTTTGATTGTATTTAAGCATACACACGTGTTACAAAAGCTCTTTATGATGATGTCAGTTGTTTGCCTCTCGTGACCACAACCCGCAACATTTAGATGGTTCTTAGAAGGTTTTTAGTTTAGTAGCTTCCAGAAACCTCCATGAACCCACCCCAAGACTCTGAATCACTCTGTTATTGTTCGCGGTCACTCAGCTGCATCGAGAACAATGTCAGATGGGACTGAACGAGGGTTGAAGAGACTTTGAAAATAGCTCACAGTGCTGCATTTCTTTACATCTCTTATTGTAGAAAATGAAGATGTCATATCAAAAGCTCCCATGACACACAGGTGACAAAAATAGTTTGTCAACAAGTCAGTGCTCTCCTCTCTAATTGGCCCATAATAATCTCTGGGACTGATAAAAGGTGTTCTACAATCAGAGAGCAACTGTGGTATAGTCCTTCTTGGCACATAACATTTGAAGGAAGAACAAAAAGGTAAGGTGCAAATTGAGACTTTTAAAGCAATATATTGATTTTGTAAGTAAAATATATCTATTCTGGtcttttttaaaggttttagaCTGCAAAATGAAGCTTCTCCTCACAACATTTGTAGCCACCATCTGCTATGTGAGTACagtttatctatctatctatctatctatctatctatctatctatctatctatctatctatctatctatctaaagcAGTGTATGTCACATCTTGTGTCTTTGCTTACTGCAGGTCAGTGCAGGCAAGGTAAGGAATATTCAAACTATTAATTTATGGCCAATTAGCACAAAAATCCAAATTAGATCATGGTTCATAACAAAcactctttctcctcctgtgcagagacagaggatgatGGCAGCCATGAATGGAGGAATGATGGGCGGTATGAATGGAGGAATGATGGGTGGTATGAACGGAGGAATGGTAAATGGAGCAAACCCTGGGATGATGGCTGGAGGCCTAAACCCACCCATGGTAGCTGGTGGTGGAGCAGGTTTCATCGGGCAGCCCCAGTTTGCGCAGGTCAGTCCCTTAAGGACATCAGTTTGATGACCTCATTTCGATGTGAGAGAAAATTCACGACATATAGCAACGTGTTTGAAATAGATGAGTTTAGTCACAGATTTCATGTTAGCTTAGCAACATGTCATTTAATTACAATAATCAGGGTAATAGagaactaaaaacaaaaactgtgtgaaaCTTATGTgtaagaaaaaacacttttggaATTGTGAGAGAATATGCAAAGTAAATTAATAaagaatgtatgtgtgtaatagaatgaatgaatgggaaGACTGCCTGGTTGTTTCTACTGAATGCAGCCACAAGATGGTGCTCTCCTATTGACTGATCCCTGATGTCTTCATTATTACTAAACTGTCTGAATTCAGATTGTTGTTAGTCAGATTTTGCATGATCTGATCTTACATGTAAAGTTTTTGCAGCAATACTGCCCTGTGATAAACCTGATAAGAAGATATACAtttgtttcctccctctccaaAAGTTTGTTCCTGGAGTTCCTGCTTTTGTACCGGCCCCTGTTCCCAATGTGTACCCTGTCAATGCGGTTAGTGTGGCACATTACACCACACATCGGCACTCATGTAATTTCATGTTTTAGAGAACCTCACAAaaagatttatgtctttcttGCCTACAATCAGCTTCCTGTCATGGGAGTCCCTCAGATGGCACCAATGAATCCTCAGCAGCCTCTGATGGTAGCACaggacatcttttttttaatcgcAGTTCACACAATGTGTAGCGGTTTAACATATCACTACAGTCACTAAATCTTGCCGCCTTGCTGTCCTTTTTTAGGGGATTACAGGGGGTGCCGTGCCACAGCAGCTTCCCATCCAGCCTGATCCACTCAGAAGATTCAGGGTAAGAAATGAGATTTACATCTGCCGTATGTGATATGAATGAAAACTGCAAGAGctaacttcttcttctttgaatCTCCAGCGTCAGATTATGACACAGGGTAACACCATGAGGACCACTGTGGATACTCAGGTAAAACTGTGTcatttacaaagaaataaacagattcATTGGAATCTCACTGTGAAGGACAAATTCTCTTCAAAGTTTCACCAACTGTTTGCTCCTTTTCTTCTCAGATTCCAGCTCCTACCGACCCAACAACAACCACTCTGTGCGATGAGGACGATCATCATGAGGAGAATTAAGATTCCACTGCACTACACAATATGACAATGTGTGGTTTTGTCACCAATCACCAATGACCATGGAGCTGTGTATTATGTTTAATTTTGAAACTACAGCATGATGGTTGACTGTACATGTTTACTTTCCAATAAATTCTACTTAAAGTAACGTCTGTTTTGAAGATGTGTCTGATTTTACACCAGCATATCATACAACCGGAAAGGTTCATAAATTAACGTCAACCTGAATGCAATTTATAGTGGGTCTCTGCTGCCATCTAAAGGATGATGGGTATAAAAGCAAATGTACAATAACATAAAACCTCAACTCAAAAGCCTCATTGAGGTTTTGCTGGATAATTGTGCTACATAAAACCTGAAACCCAAGCAAGATTTGAGACTGGTAATCCCGTTTCATGAAACAG from Lates calcarifer isolate ASB-BC8 linkage group LG5, TLL_Latcal_v3, whole genome shotgun sequence includes these protein-coding regions:
- the scpp9 gene encoding secretory calcium-binding phosphoprotein 9, which encodes MKLLLTTFVATICYVSAGKRQRMMAAMNGGMMGGMNGGMMGGMNGGMVNGANPGMMAGGLNPPMVAGGGAGFIGQPQFAQFVPGVPAFVPAPVPNVYPVNALPVMGVPQMAPMNPQQPLMGITGGAVPQQLPIQPDPLRRFRRQIMTQGNTMRTTVDTQIPAPTDPTTTTLCDEDDHHEEN